The following are from one region of the Pseudazoarcus pumilus genome:
- the mfd gene encoding transcription-repair coupling factor: MPLSTDPLLPDLAALPIPKPGTRITLPRLSGSSDALAIAHFASRGRTLLVVCANPPDAQRMQEELAWLAPELRAHLLPDWETLPYDSFSPHQDLISERLATLYSLARGETDVVLVPASTALYRMAPPSFLAAYTFFLKQGERLDIDKLRMQMAIAGYAHVTQVVSPGEFSVRGGIIDLYPMGSSLPLRLDLFDDEIESIKTFDPDTQRTVYPVPEIRLLPAREFPLDEKARLAFRSRFRETFEGDPSRVQLYKDVSNGIAPAGVEYFLPLFHDETATLFDYLPRDAAVVLHHDVPTAIDEFWRDTRLRHDFYKGDRSRPVMPPEALFLGQEDFFVALKALPGLEIRVDDAAVDEQATRSTEAPPPIGVERKAANPLHKLAALLDSDWAQAGGRILLLAESPGRRETMAEYLAEYGLKPAACDGFEDFVTSGSRFALGISPLLNGFVLPGARIAVVTEAELYAATARPRGRRESRKAATVEGWLRDLSELKPGDPVVHVSHGIGRYTGLVHMDLGEGDTEFLHLEYANGDKLYVPVSQLHMITRYAGADPEAVVPHRLGSGQWEKAKRRAAQQVRDTAAELLVLYAQRESRPGHRFDFKQHDLEAFAEGFGFETTPDQQAAIDAVVTDMKSGRPMDRLVCGDVGFGKTEVALRAAFVAVADSKQVVVLAPTTLLAEQHYQTFADRFADWPVRVAELSRFKSAKEQNEALAQLAEGKLDIIIGTHRLLQKDVRFQRLGLVIIDEEHRFGVRQKEAMKRLRAEVDVLTLTATPIPRTLGLALEGLREFSIIATAPQKRLAIKTFVHAHSKGIVREAVLREFKRGGQVYFLHNEVDTIENMRNRLAELVPEARISVGHGQLPERELERVMREFTQQRTNLLLCTTIIETGIDIPSANTIIINRADRFGLAQLHQLRGRVGRSHHQAYAYLLTDADAKPSTAARKRLEAITAMEELGSGFYLAMHDLEIRGAGEVLGENQSGEIQQIGFSLYSEMLKRAVRDLQEGREPNLADPLETVSEINLHVPALLPNGYCPDVQERLTLYKRLANCDTEDELRDLREELTDRFGEMPEQTQALIETHRLRIALKPWNVQKLDASEHQIAVQFGPDAPIDPAKVIALIQRDRNTRMAGQDKLVQKIALPALRLRAAAVRELLESVRA, from the coding sequence ATGCCCCTCAGCACCGATCCGCTGCTGCCCGATCTCGCCGCGCTGCCGATTCCCAAACCGGGAACGCGCATCACGCTGCCGCGTCTCTCCGGCTCATCCGACGCACTCGCGATCGCGCATTTCGCCTCGCGCGGGCGCACCTTGCTGGTGGTGTGCGCGAACCCGCCCGACGCGCAGCGCATGCAGGAGGAACTCGCCTGGCTCGCGCCGGAACTGCGCGCCCACCTGCTGCCGGACTGGGAGACGCTGCCCTACGACAGCTTCTCGCCGCATCAGGACCTGATCTCCGAGCGGCTTGCCACGTTGTACTCGCTCGCTCGCGGCGAGACCGACGTGGTACTGGTGCCGGCCTCGACCGCGCTCTACCGCATGGCGCCGCCGTCCTTCCTGGCGGCCTACACCTTCTTCCTGAAACAGGGAGAACGGCTCGACATCGACAAGCTGCGCATGCAGATGGCCATTGCCGGCTACGCCCACGTCACGCAGGTGGTCAGTCCCGGTGAATTCTCGGTGCGCGGGGGCATCATCGACCTGTACCCGATGGGGTCATCCCTGCCGCTGCGGCTCGACCTGTTCGACGACGAGATCGAGAGCATCAAGACCTTCGACCCGGATACCCAGCGCACGGTCTATCCGGTGCCCGAGATTCGTCTGCTGCCGGCGCGTGAATTCCCGCTCGACGAAAAGGCACGCCTGGCCTTTCGCAGCCGCTTCCGCGAGACCTTCGAAGGCGACCCGTCGCGCGTGCAGCTCTACAAGGACGTGTCCAATGGCATTGCACCCGCCGGCGTCGAATACTTCCTGCCGCTGTTTCACGACGAGACCGCGACGCTGTTCGACTATCTGCCACGCGACGCGGCGGTGGTACTGCACCACGACGTACCCACCGCGATCGACGAATTCTGGCGCGACACGCGCCTGCGTCACGACTTCTACAAGGGCGATCGCAGCCGCCCGGTAATGCCCCCCGAGGCGCTGTTCCTCGGCCAGGAAGACTTCTTCGTCGCGCTCAAGGCCCTGCCCGGCCTGGAGATTCGCGTGGATGACGCCGCGGTCGACGAACAGGCGACACGCAGCACCGAGGCGCCGCCGCCCATCGGCGTCGAGCGCAAGGCCGCCAACCCGCTGCACAAGCTCGCCGCGCTGCTCGACAGCGACTGGGCGCAGGCCGGCGGTCGCATACTGCTGCTGGCCGAATCGCCGGGCCGGCGCGAGACCATGGCCGAATATCTGGCCGAATACGGACTGAAGCCCGCCGCCTGCGACGGTTTCGAGGATTTCGTCACCTCCGGCTCGCGCTTCGCCCTGGGAATTTCTCCGCTGCTGAACGGTTTCGTCCTGCCGGGAGCACGCATCGCCGTCGTCACCGAAGCCGAGCTCTACGCCGCCACGGCGCGTCCGCGCGGCCGGCGCGAAAGCCGCAAGGCCGCCACCGTCGAGGGGTGGCTGCGCGATCTGTCCGAACTCAAGCCGGGCGATCCGGTGGTACATGTGTCGCACGGCATCGGCCGCTACACCGGGCTGGTGCACATGGATCTGGGCGAAGGCGACACGGAGTTCCTGCATCTGGAGTACGCCAACGGCGACAAGCTCTACGTGCCAGTGTCCCAGCTGCACATGATCACGCGCTACGCCGGCGCCGATCCGGAAGCAGTCGTGCCGCACCGCCTGGGCTCCGGCCAGTGGGAAAAGGCCAAGCGCCGCGCCGCGCAGCAGGTGCGCGACACTGCGGCCGAACTGCTGGTGCTCTACGCACAGCGGGAATCGCGCCCGGGACATCGCTTCGACTTCAAGCAGCACGACCTCGAGGCCTTCGCCGAAGGCTTCGGCTTCGAGACCACGCCAGACCAGCAGGCCGCCATCGATGCGGTCGTCACCGACATGAAGTCCGGTCGTCCGATGGACCGCCTGGTATGCGGCGACGTGGGTTTCGGCAAGACCGAGGTCGCGCTGCGCGCGGCCTTCGTCGCGGTCGCCGACAGCAAGCAGGTGGTGGTGCTGGCACCGACCACGCTGCTGGCCGAGCAGCACTACCAGACCTTCGCAGACCGCTTCGCCGACTGGCCGGTGCGCGTGGCCGAGCTGTCACGCTTCAAGTCCGCCAAGGAGCAGAACGAGGCGCTGGCACAGCTGGCCGAGGGCAAGCTCGACATCATCATCGGCACCCATCGCCTGCTCCAGAAGGACGTGCGTTTCCAGCGCCTGGGCCTGGTCATCATCGACGAGGAGCACCGCTTCGGCGTACGCCAGAAAGAGGCGATGAAGCGCCTGCGCGCCGAGGTCGACGTGCTCACGCTCACTGCCACGCCGATTCCGCGCACGCTGGGGCTGGCGCTGGAGGGGCTGCGCGAGTTTTCGATCATCGCCACCGCGCCGCAGAAACGGCTGGCCATCAAGACCTTCGTGCATGCGCACAGCAAGGGCATCGTGCGCGAAGCGGTGCTGCGCGAGTTCAAGCGCGGCGGCCAGGTGTATTTCCTGCACAACGAGGTCGACACCATCGAGAACATGCGCAACCGTCTGGCCGAGCTGGTGCCCGAGGCGCGCATTTCGGTCGGCCACGGCCAGTTGCCCGAGCGCGAGCTCGAGCGCGTGATGCGCGAATTCACGCAGCAGCGCACCAATCTGCTGCTGTGCACGACCATCATCGAGACCGGCATCGACATTCCCAGCGCCAACACCATCATCATCAACCGCGCCGACCGATTCGGCCTGGCGCAGTTGCACCAGTTGCGCGGTCGCGTCGGGCGCAGCCACCACCAGGCTTACGCCTACCTGCTGACCGACGCCGACGCCAAGCCCTCGACCGCCGCCCGCAAACGTCTGGAGGCCATCACCGCGATGGAGGAACTGGGCTCGGGGTTCTACCTGGCGATGCACGACCTGGAGATCCGCGGCGCCGGCGAAGTGCTGGGCGAGAACCAGTCCGGCGAGATCCAGCAGATCGGCTTCTCGCTCTACAGCGAGATGCTCAAGCGCGCCGTGCGCGACCTGCAGGAAGGTCGCGAGCCCAATCTCGCCGACCCGCTCGAGACCGTCTCGGAGATCAACCTGCACGTGCCCGCCCTGTTGCCCAATGGCTACTGCCCCGACGTGCAGGAGCGGCTCACGCTCTACAAGCGGCTGGCCAACTGCGACACCGAGGATGAGTTGCGCGATCTGCGCGAGGAACTGACCGACCGCTTCGGCGAGATGCCCGAGCAGACCCAGGCGCTGATCGAAACCCACCGCCTGCGCATCGCACTCAAGCCCTGGAACGTACAGAAACTGGACGCCTCGGAGCACCAGATCGCCGTGCAGTTCGGCCCGGATGCACCCATCGACCCGGCCAAGGTCATCGCGCTGATCCAGCGCGACCGCAATACGCGCATGGCCGGCCAGGACAAGCTGGTGCAGAAGATCGCCCTGCCTGCGCTGCGACTGCGCGCCGCCGCCGTACGGGAACTGCTCGAATCGGTCAGGGCCTGA
- the amrB gene encoding AmmeMemoRadiSam system protein B, translating into MAIASIRPAAVAGHFYPADPELLRARVSELLTSAMPAEELTAAPKALVVPHAGYLYSGAIAANGYASLLGLRGKIRRVVLLGPPHRLPVTGFALAAAQGFSTPLGVTPVDRALWTLVQDQPDVVVDDRPHALEHCIEVQLPFLQTLLEHFEILPLLVGPVSAQRVADMLDLLWSGPETLILISSDLSHYLSYEDARALDRATARQMLDLRPGLHGEQACGAHALNGLLLACARRGLEPYLLDLRNSGDTAGDRSRVVGYASVAFVEFPTDRPHALRH; encoded by the coding sequence ATGGCCATCGCATCGATTCGTCCGGCGGCCGTCGCCGGACACTTCTACCCCGCCGATCCCGAGCTGTTGCGCGCCCGTGTCAGCGAACTGCTGACCTCCGCGATGCCGGCCGAGGAACTGACCGCCGCGCCCAAGGCGCTGGTCGTGCCGCACGCCGGCTATCTCTACTCCGGCGCCATCGCGGCCAACGGCTACGCTTCGCTACTCGGCCTGCGTGGCAAGATCCGGCGCGTGGTCCTGCTGGGCCCACCGCATCGTCTGCCCGTCACCGGTTTCGCGCTGGCCGCGGCCCAGGGCTTCTCGACACCGCTGGGCGTGACCCCCGTCGATCGCGCTCTATGGACCCTGGTGCAAGATCAGCCCGACGTGGTCGTGGACGACCGACCGCATGCGCTCGAACACTGCATCGAAGTCCAGCTGCCGTTTCTGCAGACGCTGCTCGAGCACTTCGAGATTCTGCCGCTGCTCGTCGGCCCGGTCTCTGCGCAACGCGTGGCCGACATGCTCGACCTGCTTTGGAGTGGGCCGGAGACGCTGATCCTGATCAGCTCCGACCTGTCTCACTACCTGAGCTACGAGGACGCGCGCGCGCTCGACCGCGCCACTGCGCGCCAGATGCTCGACTTGCGACCCGGCCTGCACGGCGAGCAGGCCTGCGGCGCGCATGCGCTCAACGGCCTGCTGCTGGCCTGCGCACGGCGCGGGCTGGAGCCCTATCTGCTCGATCTGCGCAATTCCGGCGATACGGCCGGCGACCGCAGCCGAGTGGTGGGCTATGCTAGCGTCGCATTTGTCGAATTTCCCACGGACCGACCGCATGCCCTCCGACATTGA
- the amrS gene encoding AmmeMemoRadiSam system radical SAM enzyme: MNAVHPARYWHFLDDGRIQCDLCPRLCRLHEDQRGACFVRRREDDAMVLTTWGRSSGFCVDPIEKKPLNHFFPGSSVLSFGTAGCNLACKFCQNWDISKSRDMDRLMDVATPEAIADTAERLACRSIAFTYNDPVIFAEYAIDAAQAARERGIHAVAVTAGYIGECARDEFFAPMDAANVDLKGFSDAFYRKLCGAQLAPVLETIEWLVRESGVWVELTTLLIPGHNDSDAEITAMCEWIAAHCGTRVPLHFTAFHPDFKLADVPPTPPSTLRRARRIAQASGLHHVYTGNVHDTEGGTTCCSACGARLIVRDWYRIDDYRLDEGGHCPDCGTALAGRFGHFAAPFGARRIPVRIATQ; the protein is encoded by the coding sequence ATGAACGCCGTCCATCCCGCCCGCTACTGGCATTTCCTCGACGACGGTCGCATCCAGTGCGATTTGTGCCCGCGCCTGTGCCGCCTGCATGAAGATCAGCGCGGCGCCTGCTTCGTGCGCCGGCGCGAGGACGACGCGATGGTGCTGACCACCTGGGGGCGCAGTTCGGGTTTCTGCGTCGATCCCATCGAAAAGAAGCCGCTCAATCATTTCTTTCCGGGCTCCAGCGTGCTGTCTTTCGGCACCGCCGGCTGCAATCTCGCGTGCAAGTTCTGCCAGAACTGGGACATCTCCAAGTCGCGCGACATGGACCGGCTGATGGATGTGGCCACGCCCGAGGCAATCGCCGACACGGCCGAACGGCTGGCCTGCCGCAGCATCGCCTTCACCTACAACGACCCGGTGATCTTCGCCGAATACGCGATCGACGCGGCGCAGGCCGCGCGCGAGCGCGGCATCCACGCGGTCGCGGTGACCGCCGGCTACATCGGCGAGTGCGCGCGCGATGAGTTCTTCGCGCCTATGGACGCGGCCAACGTCGACCTCAAGGGCTTCAGCGACGCGTTCTACCGCAAGCTGTGCGGGGCGCAACTGGCGCCGGTGCTCGAGACCATCGAATGGCTGGTACGCGAGAGCGGCGTATGGGTCGAGTTGACCACGCTGCTGATTCCCGGGCATAACGATTCGGACGCCGAGATCACGGCGATGTGCGAATGGATCGCCGCTCACTGTGGCACGCGAGTGCCGCTGCACTTCACCGCCTTCCACCCCGACTTCAAGCTCGCCGACGTGCCGCCCACGCCGCCGTCCACCTTGCGGCGCGCGCGGCGCATCGCGCAAGCCAGTGGCCTGCATCACGTATATACCGGCAACGTGCACGACACCGAAGGCGGAACCACCTGTTGCAGCGCCTGCGGCGCGCGTCTGATCGTGCGCGACTGGTACCGGATCGACGACTACCGACTCGACGAGGGTGGCCATTGCCCGGACTGCGGAACGGCGCTGGCCGGGCGTTTCGGCCATTTCGCGGCACCCTTCGGTGCGCGGCGGATTCCGGTGAGGATTGCCACGCAATGA
- a CDS encoding 3-deoxy-7-phosphoheptulonate synthase, protein MSAAKTENLNIAAFDPMPSPDEIIARVPLTERAAETVLAGRRALCDILDRKDPRLFVVIGPCSIHDPEAGLDYARRLKKVADEVADTMLIVMRVYFEKPRTSVGWKGYINDPYMDDSFRIDEGMERARRFLLAVNEIGLPAATEALDPIAPQYYGDLISWTAIGARTSESQTHREMSSGLSTPVGFKNATDGDLSVATNAILSASHPHSFLGINGRGVTSIVRTRGNRYGHVVLRGGGGRPNYDSVSIKLAEQALDKAKLAQNIVVDCSHANSWKKPELQPLVMKDVVHQIREGNRSIVGTMIESFIEAGNQSIPDDLTQLRYGCSVTDGCVDWPGTETMLRDTHRVLGESGALHARMR, encoded by the coding sequence ATGTCCGCAGCCAAGACCGAAAACCTCAACATCGCCGCCTTCGACCCGATGCCCTCGCCCGACGAGATCATCGCGCGCGTGCCGCTCACCGAGCGCGCCGCCGAGACCGTGCTGGCCGGGCGACGCGCGCTGTGCGACATCCTCGACCGCAAGGACCCGCGCCTGTTCGTGGTCATCGGCCCGTGCTCGATCCACGACCCCGAGGCCGGGCTGGACTACGCGCGTCGACTGAAGAAGGTCGCGGACGAAGTCGCCGACACCATGCTGATCGTGATGCGCGTGTACTTCGAGAAGCCGCGCACCTCGGTGGGCTGGAAGGGCTACATCAACGACCCCTACATGGACGACTCCTTCCGCATCGACGAGGGCATGGAGCGCGCACGCCGCTTCCTTCTCGCCGTCAACGAGATCGGCCTGCCCGCCGCGACCGAAGCGCTCGACCCCATCGCTCCGCAGTATTACGGCGACCTGATCTCGTGGACCGCGATCGGCGCGCGCACCTCGGAATCGCAGACCCACCGCGAGATGTCCTCCGGCCTGTCCACGCCGGTGGGCTTCAAGAACGCCACCGACGGCGACCTGAGCGTGGCCACCAACGCCATCCTGTCGGCCTCGCATCCGCACAGTTTCCTCGGCATCAACGGCCGCGGCGTGACCAGCATCGTGCGCACGCGCGGCAACCGTTACGGCCACGTCGTGCTGCGCGGCGGTGGCGGCCGGCCGAACTACGACTCGGTTTCCATCAAGCTCGCCGAGCAGGCGCTGGACAAGGCAAAGCTCGCGCAGAACATCGTCGTCGACTGCTCGCACGCCAACTCGTGGAAGAAGCCCGAGCTGCAACCGCTGGTGATGAAGGACGTCGTGCACCAGATTCGCGAGGGCAACCGCTCCATCGTCGGCACCATGATCGAGAGCTTCATCGAGGCCGGCAACCAGTCCATCCCCGATGACCTCACCCAGCTCAGGTACGGCTGTTCGGTCACCGACGGCTGTGTGGACTGGCCCGGTACCGAGACCATGCTGCGTGACACGCATCGTGTTCTGGGCGAATCCGGCGCCCTGCACGCGCGCATGCGATGA
- a CDS encoding DUF2459 domain-containing protein, with product MPPAEPLDPVSVWVLDHGRHSSLLLPAEDGINRYSWGDWQWYAEGVTGITSGLKALFVPSPSALGRQHLPEATDLKTALSRMSVGVAASTELRVEAEAARRLRTSLDARFDDATQRRYNPDYDLLFIADPRPYSLGDNSNRRVGEWLTELGCEIRGNPLLSGWRLADPR from the coding sequence GTGCCTCCCGCCGAGCCGCTCGATCCGGTCAGCGTATGGGTGCTCGATCACGGCCGCCATTCCAGCCTCCTGTTGCCGGCCGAAGACGGCATCAATCGCTATTCCTGGGGTGACTGGCAGTGGTATGCCGAAGGCGTCACCGGGATCACCAGTGGGCTCAAGGCGCTGTTCGTTCCGAGCCCCTCGGCACTCGGTCGCCAGCATCTACCCGAGGCGACGGACCTGAAAACGGCGCTGTCGCGCATGTCGGTCGGTGTCGCCGCAAGCACCGAACTGCGCGTCGAAGCCGAAGCCGCGCGGCGTCTGCGCACTTCGCTCGACGCGCGCTTCGACGACGCAACGCAGCGGCGCTACAACCCCGACTACGACCTGCTCTTCATCGCCGACCCGCGCCCCTACTCGCTGGGCGACAACTCAAACCGGCGTGTGGGTGAATGGCTCACCGAGCTCGGTTGCGAGATCCGCGGCAATCCGTTGCTGTCGGGTTGGCGGCTGGCCGATCCGCGCTGA
- a CDS encoding dienelactone hydrolase family protein translates to MKLRDSRVGIPCSDQWLGARLRHAPDVIALVLLLDAGTPSDTTAGDRLVALLHEAGYATLELELLSDAELARDGDAAFNVPELANRVLAACEWARHQPELASLPVLLLAHGTASGAAVRAAWKHPAGFAGVVCLGGRPDLAGATPLGSNLVPTRLIVDEDEAELPIVRRAAEEMSALHDLCVTAPGSLPADALALEWLGRWRDRIHGDDEDEDPGTVA, encoded by the coding sequence TTGAAACTGCGCGACTCCCGTGTCGGCATCCCGTGCAGCGATCAATGGCTTGGCGCGCGGCTGCGCCATGCGCCCGACGTGATCGCCCTGGTGTTGCTGCTCGATGCCGGAACGCCGTCCGACACCACCGCCGGCGATCGTCTCGTCGCCCTGCTGCATGAGGCCGGATACGCGACGCTGGAACTCGAACTGCTCAGCGACGCCGAACTCGCCCGCGACGGCGACGCAGCCTTCAACGTACCCGAGCTGGCCAACCGGGTACTCGCCGCGTGCGAATGGGCGCGCCACCAGCCCGAACTCGCCTCCCTCCCTGTCCTGCTGCTGGCGCACGGTACGGCCAGCGGTGCGGCCGTGCGCGCGGCCTGGAAACACCCGGCGGGCTTCGCCGGCGTGGTCTGCCTGGGCGGACGCCCCGATCTGGCCGGCGCCACGCCGTTGGGCTCGAACCTCGTTCCGACCCGCCTCATCGTGGACGAAGACGAGGCAGAACTGCCCATCGTGCGACGCGCCGCCGAGGAAATGTCCGCCCTGCACGATCTGTGCGTCACCGCTCCGGGAAGTCTCCCGGCCGACGCGCTCGCGCTCGAATGGCTGGGACGCTGGCGCGATCGCATCCACGGAGACGACGAGGATGAGGATCCGGGCACCGTCGCTTGA
- the ispF gene encoding 2-C-methyl-D-erythritol 2,4-cyclodiphosphate synthase, whose protein sequence is MTTTRLRIGQGFDVHALVPDRPLIIGGVTIPYHLGLLGHSDADVLLHALTDALLGAAGMGDIGRMFPDSDARYAGADSRELLRGAFRRVRDAEFAVVNVDATVICQAPKILPHAPTMVENIASDLRIARSAVNIKGKTTEGLGFTGRGEGIAAQVVVLIEQHFKDEG, encoded by the coding sequence ATGACGACCACCCGGCTTCGTATCGGCCAGGGCTTCGATGTCCATGCCCTGGTGCCCGACCGCCCGCTGATCATCGGCGGTGTGACCATTCCCTATCACCTCGGACTGCTCGGACACTCGGACGCCGACGTGCTGCTGCACGCGCTCACCGACGCACTGCTGGGCGCCGCCGGCATGGGCGACATCGGCAGGATGTTTCCCGACAGCGACGCGCGCTACGCCGGCGCCGACAGCCGCGAATTGCTGCGAGGCGCGTTCCGGCGGGTGCGCGATGCCGAGTTCGCGGTGGTCAACGTCGACGCCACGGTGATCTGCCAGGCTCCGAAGATCCTGCCCCACGCACCGACGATGGTGGAGAACATCGCCTCGGATCTGCGCATCGCGCGCTCGGCGGTGAACATCAAGGGCAAGACCACCGAGGGGCTCGGCTTCACCGGGCGCGGCGAAGGCATCGCCGCGCAGGTCGTCGTGCTGATTGAGCAGCACTTCAAGGATGAGGGCTGA
- the ispD gene encoding 2-C-methyl-D-erythritol 4-phosphate cytidylyltransferase, whose product MNEHTSRHVALVPAAGSGSRIGAPLPKQYLPLAGRPMIAHTLAALCAVEAIEKVFVVLSVDDPEWGRHDWSWLGPKLVPLFCGGATRAASVLGGLRAIAGELGQGDWVLVHDAARPCIAPWEVQRLIGELEDDEVGGLLALPVADTLKRADGHGRVLETVARERLWQAQTPQMFRHVMLRRALEDAAEVTDEAGAIEAAGLHPKLVQGDASNLKVTWPVDLYLAERILEGRLEAAR is encoded by the coding sequence ATGAACGAGCACACCAGTCGCCACGTCGCCCTCGTGCCGGCTGCCGGAAGCGGCAGCCGCATCGGTGCGCCGCTGCCCAAGCAGTATCTGCCGCTCGCCGGCCGGCCCATGATCGCGCACACGCTGGCCGCGCTGTGCGCGGTCGAGGCGATCGAGAAAGTCTTCGTCGTGCTCTCGGTCGACGACCCCGAATGGGGTCGGCACGACTGGTCCTGGCTGGGGCCGAAGCTGGTGCCGCTGTTCTGCGGCGGTGCCACGCGCGCCGCCAGCGTGCTCGGTGGCCTGCGTGCGATCGCCGGCGAACTGGGGCAGGGCGACTGGGTGCTGGTGCATGACGCGGCCCGTCCGTGCATCGCGCCGTGGGAGGTGCAGCGGCTGATCGGCGAGCTCGAGGACGACGAGGTCGGCGGGCTGCTCGCCTTGCCGGTGGCCGACACCCTCAAGCGTGCCGATGGCCACGGGCGCGTGCTCGAAACCGTGGCGCGCGAACGTCTGTGGCAGGCACAGACGCCGCAGATGTTCCGCCACGTGATGCTGCGCCGCGCACTCGAGGACGCCGCCGAGGTGACCGACGAGGCCGGCGCGATCGAGGCCGCAGGCCTGCATCCGAAACTGGTGCAGGGCGACGCGTCCAACCTCAAGGTGACCTGGCCGGTGGATCTCTATCTGGCCGAACGCATACTGGAGGGCCGCCTCGAGGCGGCGCGATGA
- the amrA gene encoding AmmeMemoRadiSam system protein A, translating to MPSDIDPGPALIARARAAIAAHLNIATPPPPEHRRLGERGASFITLHHDGRLRGCVGSVRARRSLGEDIDENAVAAASRDPRFAPLEADEFEHLQIEVSVLSRPELLATPGEAALLEVLRPGEHGVILHGGCRSATFLPQVWEQLPEPSHFLGELKRKAGLAPDHPGDDLLFATFTVDKWSE from the coding sequence ATGCCCTCCGACATTGATCCTGGTCCGGCACTGATCGCACGCGCACGCGCGGCCATCGCCGCACATCTGAACATCGCGACGCCGCCGCCGCCCGAGCATCGGCGCCTTGGCGAGCGCGGCGCGAGCTTCATCACCTTGCACCACGACGGTCGCCTGCGCGGTTGCGTCGGCAGTGTGCGGGCACGTCGTTCGCTGGGCGAGGACATCGACGAGAACGCGGTCGCCGCGGCCAGTCGCGACCCGCGCTTCGCGCCGCTTGAGGCCGACGAGTTCGAGCACCTGCAGATCGAGGTCTCCGTACTGTCACGCCCCGAGTTGCTGGCCACACCGGGTGAGGCGGCGCTGCTCGAGGTACTGCGTCCCGGCGAACACGGGGTGATCCTGCACGGCGGCTGTCGCAGCGCGACCTTCCTGCCGCAGGTCTGGGAGCAATTGCCCGAGCCGTCGCATTTTCTCGGTGAGCTCAAGCGCAAGGCCGGGCTTGCGCCCGACCATCCCGGCGACGATCTGCTGTTCGCGACCTTCACCGTCGACAAATGGAGCGAATGA
- the thpR gene encoding RNA 2',3'-cyclic phosphodiesterase: MRAEPARARVFFALWPDAATSAALARIASDAHARFGGRVMRRETLHLTLAFVGSIEQARIADVAAAGDRVRARGIDLSIDTLGQWENKHIVWAGPREPGNALVALVETLRAELEAFGVALERRPFVPHVTLLRSAGCGNEHERLAAPLRWRADGFVLVESRLQATGAGYETLARWPRRQ; this comes from the coding sequence ATGAGGGCTGAACCGGCCCGTGCCCGCGTGTTCTTTGCCCTGTGGCCCGACGCGGCCACGAGTGCTGCGCTTGCGCGCATCGCCAGCGACGCACACGCACGGTTCGGCGGGCGCGTGATGCGCCGCGAGACCCTGCATCTGACCCTGGCCTTCGTCGGTTCCATCGAGCAAGCGCGCATCGCCGATGTGGCGGCGGCGGGCGATCGTGTGCGCGCACGCGGAATCGATCTGTCGATCGACACGCTCGGCCAGTGGGAGAACAAGCACATTGTGTGGGCCGGCCCGCGCGAGCCCGGCAATGCGCTCGTCGCGCTTGTCGAGACCTTGCGCGCCGAGCTCGAAGCCTTCGGCGTGGCGCTCGAGCGCCGGCCCTTCGTGCCGCATGTGACGCTGCTTCGCAGCGCCGGCTGTGGCAACGAGCACGAGCGGCTCGCCGCGCCGCTGCGCTGGCGCGCCGACGGATTCGTGCTGGTGGAGTCAAGGTTGCAAGCGACGGGTGCAGGCTACGAGACGCTCGCACGCTGGCCGCGCAGGCAATGA